AAAAAATAATACAAACAAACTTTCCAGAAACTTACATTGCTGCCAGCAACAAATCAATATCCTTTGCCAAAATACCAAAAGAATCGCCTAATTTTCGGTTTGTTAAAATGCCTCTATAAACATAAGTACCATATCGCAAACCAATATCATGCTTAATAAATTTATGAATTCCCCCATTTTGCCCAACATTTAAAAGCAAAGGTGAACAAATGTTACTTAATGCTAACGAAGCAGTTCTTGCTACATGCGATGGCATATTTGGCACACAATAATGCAATACTCCATGTTTTTTATATACTGGATCTCTATGATTTGTAAGCATAGAAGTTTCGAAACATCCTCCCTGATCGATACTTAAATCAATAATAATAGAACCCGCTTTCATTGACTGCACCATTTCTTCGGTAACCATATATCCTTTATAATCGCTTTCGTGTCGCATTGCTCCTATTACCACATCGGCCGAAGCCAATGCTTTCTGAAGAACATGAGGATGAAATATTGATGTGAATACCCGATGACCAAGATGATCTTCCAATCGGCGTAAGCGGTAAATAGAATCGTCGAAAACTTTAACCATAGCTCCTAATCCAAAGGCGGCTCTGGTGGCAAATTCGGCAGCTGTACCGGCTCCCAAAATAATT
This genomic interval from uncultured Marinifilum sp. contains the following:
- a CDS encoding alanine dehydrogenase, producing MAPLSDRSKNFPLGHGFYQPKEEMLELERRHKKLAIGIPREDYRGENRVCLTPQSVEILVSNGHEVMLERGAGLASNYTDKEYSENGALIVNQKKEVYQCDVVMQVSPFSGYEIDMLKGNQILFSALQMKSQCGENVRKLMQKKVTAIALELVKDKNNYFPVVRSMAEIAGISSIMIAGEYLSKAHGGKGVMLGGITGITPSEVIILGAGTAAEFATRAAFGLGAMVKVFDDSIYRLRRLEDHLGHRVFTSIFHPHVLQKALASADVVIGAMRHESDYKGYMVTEEMVQSMKAGSIIIDLSIDQGGCFETSMLTNHRDPVYKKHGVLHYCVPNMPSHVARTASLALSNICSPLLLNVGQNGGIHKFIKHDIGLRYGTYVYRGILTNRKLGDSFGILAKDIDLLLAAM